One window from the genome of Paramisgurnus dabryanus chromosome 20, PD_genome_1.1, whole genome shotgun sequence encodes:
- the LOC135787363 gene encoding uncharacterized protein isoform X1, with protein MDALSVVGDRTSTHFAQVLKDSLSSSEPVEQIQLISKAGSMLEQLGEDDESPTGPLLQACLNTLTFLYITLPVKNPLKRAVARFETSTFIHHVLAVIL; from the exons ATGG ATGCTCTATCTGTTGTGGGTGATAGGACATCCACACATTTTGCTCAGGTTCTCAAAGACAGTCTGTCCTCCTCTGAGCCTGTAGAGCAGATCCAGCTCATCTCTAAG GCAGGATCCATGCTGGAGCAGTTGGGAGAGGATGATGAGTCTCCTACAGGTCCTTTACTGCAAGCTTGCTTAAACACACTGACGTTCTTATACATCACACTGCCAGTCAAGAATCCACTGAAGAGAGCCGTAGCAAGGTTTGAAACATCAACATTTATTCATCATGTGTTAGCAGTGATATTGTGA